The following are encoded in a window of Psilocybe cubensis strain MGC-MH-2018 chromosome 4, whole genome shotgun sequence genomic DNA:
- a CDS encoding Versatile peroxidase VPL1 produces MAFKNALAALVMALPLVAGLRTKRALCPDGIHTATNAACCNLFPVVKDITENLFENECGDGAHGALRLVFHDAIGISPTLGGGGADGSIAVFNETELTFHANTGIDDVLDALGPFLIKHSDKVTPGDFIQLAGAVSLVQCNGAPRIPFLLGRAPPKAASPPDLVPEPFDSIPKILQRFKEVGFSPAEVVAVVGGSHSVAGADDIVPNLEGVPFDQTPDVFDTQIFVDVQLRGTMFPGNGTTEGEVETAVPGTVRLQSDHLLARDPATNCEWQSFVNNQAKMAKAFGDAVFKLSLLGQDPRKMIDCSEVIPKAIPFTGGPATFPPGKTIKDIEQAVSVPFEKYHGRREALIVEY; encoded by the exons ATGGCTTTCAAGAACGCTCTCGCCGCCCTGGTTATGGCTCTCCCCTTGGTTGCTG GTTTAAGGACCAAGCGAGCGCTGTGCCCAGATGGTATCCATACTGCCACTAACGCAGCCTGCTGCAACCTCTTCCCGGTTGTCAAGGATATCACCGAAAACCTCTTTGAGAACGAGTGTGGTGATGGC GCACATGGTGCTTTGCGTCTTGTCTTCCACGACGCCATTGGCATCTCCCCCACTCTTGG TGGTGGAGGCGCTGACGGATCGATCGCTGTCTTCAATGAGACCGAATTGACCTTCCATGCCAACACTGGTATCGACGACGTCCTCGACGCCCTTGGCCCATTCCTCATCAAGCACTCCGACAAGGTCACCCCCGGAGACTT TATCCAGCTCGCGGGTGCAGTCAGTCTCGTCCAGTGCAACGGTGCACCCCGCATCCCATTCCTTCTCGGTCGTGCACCACCCAAGGCTGCATCCCCACCCGACCTTGTCCCAGAGCCCTTCGACAGCATCCCCAAGATCCTCCAACGCTTCAAGGAGGTCGGCTTCTCTCCAGCTGAGGTTGTCGCTGTTGTCGGTGGCTCGCACAgtgttgctggtgctgatGACATTGTACCGAACTTGGAGGG TGTTCCTTTCGATCAGACCCCTGATGTTTTCGATA CTCAAATTTTCGTCGATGTTCAGCTTCGCGGAACAATGTTCCCTGG AAATGGAACCACAGAGGGTGAAGTTGAAACCGCTGTGCCGGGAACCGTTCGTCTCCAATCCGACCACTTG CTCGCTCGTGACCCTGCTACTAACTGTGAATGGCAATCCTTCGTCA ACAACCAAGCCAAGATGGCAAAGGCATTCGGTGATGCCGTCTTCAAGCTTTCCCTTTTGGGCCAGGACCCACGCAAG ATGATCGACTGCTCTGAGGTTATCCCCAAGGCTATTCCATTCACTGGAggccctgctactttcccCCCTGGCAAGACCATCAAGGATATCGAGCAAGCTGTGAGTGTCCCTTTTGAGAAATATCATGGTAGGAGGGAAGCGCTGATTGTTGAATATTGA
- a CDS encoding GDT1-like protein C17G8.08c: MALPNGYPTSSIQAFAQSFSMIIVSEIGDKTFLIAAILAMRHLRLAVFLGAFLSLFLMSFLSASLGQILPALIPRGWTQWCASALFLIFGMKMWNEAKEMESGTGKIEEEMREAEEDIEGDQWKHESRRGDLGNQRTGSYPPESMEKHGRKQGSNSGLSTSKMRAKTSWMDETRSVCSLLFGPVFVQAFVLTFLAEWGDRSQIATIILGAAHVRIPVCLLLSTCRY; the protein is encoded by the coding sequence ATGGCCCTTCCCAACGGATACCCAACTTCCTCAATCCAAGCCTTTGCCCAATCATTCTCGATGATCATAGTGTCGGAAATAGGCGACAAAACGTTCCTTATTGCTGCCATACTCGCTATGCGGCATCTCCGTTTGGCGGTCTTTCTGGGGGCATTTCTCTCGCTTTTTTTGATGTCTTTCTTGTCCGCCTCACTGGGTCAAATTCTTCCTGCATTAATTCCTCGTGGATGGACCCAATGGTGCGCATCAGCACTTTTTCTCATATTTGGGATGAAGATGTGGAATGAGGCGAAGGAGATGGAATCAGGAACAGGAAAgattgaggaggagatgaGAGAGGCTGAGGAAGACATTGAAGGAGATCAGTGGAAACATGAATCGCGTCGAGGAGACTTAGGAAATCAACGCACGGGGAGCTACCCACCAGAAAGCATGGAAAAGCATGGGCGAAAGCAAGGATCGAACAGTGGATTGTCCACAAGCAAAATGCGAGCGAAGACTTCCTGGATGGATGAGACACGCAGCGTTTGCAGTCTACTTTTCGGACCAGTCTTTGTCCAGGCGTTTGTTCTCACTTTCCTTGCAGAATGGGGAGATAGAAGTCAAATTGCTACCATAATTCTCGGAGCCGCGCACGTCCGTATTCCCGTCTGTTTGTTGCTTTCTACATGCCGGTACTGA
- a CDS encoding Alpha-L-arabinofuranosidase C: MVYLNFTDFSKAHLADQFYLVDSPIGAGYRAAPEIFFFEPQNLWYLIFQDGNSGYSTNPDIGNPAGWSAVQNFFTDVPATVTNNWGPNGGWLDMWVICDADNCHLFSSDDNGNLYRAQTSISNFPNGMGEPVIAMNDPNKFALYEASNVYNFGTGYLLLVEAIGSDGHRYFRSWTATDLAGTWTPLADTEANPFARASNVVFKETPGWTQDISHGEMIRASHDQTLTIDPCNLQYLYQGDVPGNYSDYNSIPWRLALLTQTNSAC, translated from the coding sequence ATGGTTTATCTCAATTTCACCGATTTCTCCAAGGCCCATCTTGCAGACCAGTTCTATCTCGTTGACTCGCCGATAGGAGCAGGATATCGTGCTGCACCAgagatatttttctttgagCCTCAAAATTTATGGTATCTCATCTTCCAGGACGGCAATTCCGGATATTCTACCAACCCGGACATTGGGAACCCGGCAGGATGGAGCGCCGTACAGAACTTCTTCACTGACGTACCGGCCACTGTGACAAACAATTGGGGTCCAAATGGCGGATGGCTTGACATGTGGGTCATCTGTGATGCCGACAACTGCCATCTGTTCTCGTCCGACGACAATGGCAACCTCTACCGCGCCCAAACGTCCATATCTAATTTCCCCAATGGTATGGGAGAGCCTGTCATCGCAATGAATGATCCCAATAAATTTGCACTGTACGAGGCTTCGAACGTTTACAATTTCGGTACCGGATATCTTCTCCTTGTCGAGGCGATAGGAAGTGATGGACACAGATACTTTCGATCTTGGACAGCGACTGACCTTGCTGGAACTTGGACACCTCTCGCTGACACCGAGGCTAATCCTTTCGCTCGTGCTAGCAACGTTGTTTTTAAAGAGACGCCAGGTTGGACACAGGACATCAGTCACGGAGAGATGATTCGAGCCAGCCACGACCAAACATTGACCATCGACCCGTGCAACCTACAGTACCTATATCAAGGAGACGTACCCGGAAATTATAGCGATTACAACTCAATTCCCTGGCGATTAGCCTTACTTACCCAGACGAACTCGGCTTGCTGA
- a CDS encoding Alpha-L-arabinofuranosidase C encodes MTAYYSQCIPGTASSTTAAGGTTTTKSSAPTSTGTGKLPTSFKWSSSDALISPKVDSHNVLAIKDPSIVNYNGVYHVFASIVTSGGYSIVYLNFTDFSQAHNANQFYLQNSAIGSGYRAAPQIFFFAPQNLWYLVFQDGNVGYSTNPNISNPAGWSAVQNFYSSTPSIISSNIGSGNWVDMWVICDSANCHLFSSDDNGHLYRAETSLSNFPHGFGQPVIAMSSPSNIYALFEASNVYNYGSGYLLIVEAIGSDGHRYFRSWTSSSLTGTWAELADTESNPFARSTNVVFPENPGWTQDISHGEMIRSGHDQTLTIDPCNLKYLYQGDAPGSYSDYNSIPWRLALLTQTNSAC; translated from the coding sequence ATGACAGCCTACTACTCCCAATGCATTCCGGGCACGGCATCCAGTACTACTGCTGCAGGCGGAACAACTACTACCAAATCCAGCGCCCCAACCTCAACGGGAACGGGAAAATTGCCAACTAGCTTCAAATGGTCCTCGAGCGACGCCTTAATTTCACCAAAGGTCGACTCACACAATGTTCTCGCCATAAAGGATCCCTCTATCGTTAACTACAACGGCGTCTATCACGTCTTCGCCAGTATAGTTACCTCGGGAGGCTACAGCATTGTCTACCTCAACTTTACCGACTTCTCGCAAGCACACAATGCAAACCAATTCTACCTCCAAAACTCTGCCATCGGATCTGGATACCGTGCTGCACCAcagattttcttctttgctccGCAAAACTTGTGGTACCTCGTCTTCCAGGACGGCAACGTCGGATATTCTACCAACCCCAATATCAGTAACCCAGCTGGATGGAGTGCCGTTCAAAACTTCTACAGCAGCACCCCGTCCATCATATCAAGCAACATCGGCAGCGGAAACTGGGTAGACATGTGGGTCATTTGCGATAGTGCCAACTGCCACCTCTTCTCTTCAGACGATAACGGCCACCTCTACCGCGCCGAAACCTCCCTCTCTAACTTCCCCCACGGATTCGGCCAACCCGTCATCGCAATGAGCAGCCCTAGCAACATCTATGCCTTGTTCGAGGCCTCGAACGTGTACAACTACGGCAGTGGATACCTTCTCATCGTCGAGGCGATCGGCAGCGACGGACACAGATACTTCCGCTCATGGACCTCCAGCAGCCTTACGGGTACATGGGCCGAACTCGCCGACACCGAATCCAACCCCTTCGCGCGTTCCACCAACGTCGTTTTCCCAGAGAACCCGGGCTGGACGCAGGACATCAGTCACGGAGAGATGATTCGTTCTGGCCACGACCAGACGTTGACCATCGACCCATGCAACTTGAAGTACCTCTACCAAGGAGACGCACCTGGAAGCTACAGTGATTATAACTCGATCCCGTGGCGTTTGGCATTGCTCACACAGACCAACTCTGCATGCTGA
- a CDS encoding Versatile peroxidase VPL2 translates to MAFKNALAALVLALPLVTGLRTKRTTCPDGVNTAINAACCNLFPVVQDITENLFENECGDGAHGALRLLFHDAIGISPTVGGGGADGSIAVFNETELTFHANTGIDDVLDALGPFLIKHSDKVSAGDFIQLAGAVSLVQCNGAPRIPFFFGRAPPKAASPPDLVPEPFDSVQKILQRFGELGFSAEEVVAVVGGSHSVAGADDVVPNLQGYV, encoded by the exons ATGGCTTTCAAGAACGCTCTCGCTGCTCTTGTCTTGGCTCTTCCTCTCGTTACCG GTCTAAGGACCAAGAGGACAACATGCCCTGATGGTGTCAACACCGCCATTAACGCAGCTTGCTGCAACCTCTTCCCAGTTGTCCAGGATATCACTGAGAACCTGTTTGAGAACGAATGTGGTGATGGA GCTCACGGAGCCCTTCGTCTTCTGTTCCACGATGCCATTGGTATTTCTCCAACCGTCGG TGGTGGAGGCGCTGACGGCTCAATCGCTGTCTTTAATGAGACCGAACTGACCTTCCATGCCAACACCGGTATCGACGATGTCCTCGATGCACTCGGCCCATTCCTCATCAAGCATTCCGACAAAGTCAGCGCTGGAGACTT CATTCAACTCGCCGGTGCAGTCAGTCTTGTTCAGTGCAACGGTGCACCACGCATTCCGTTCTTCTTTGGCCGTGCACCGCCCAAGGCCGCGTCTCCCCCCGACCTGGTTCCTGAACCTTTCGACAGTGTTCAGAAGATTCTCCAACGCTTCGGCGAGCTCGGATTCAGTGCAGAGGAAGTAGTTGCTGTAGTTGGTGGATCTCACAGTGTTGCTGGTGCAGATGATGTTGTACCAAACTTGCAGGGGTATGTTTAA